The following are from one region of the Orenia metallireducens genome:
- a CDS encoding sensor histidine kinase, protein MILSGVFFEVVTIFTLLRRILFSYGILALNNTFENYLTDRFSLVELGLFLFSLSLLYLSLARFIKVCPILNIKDKELVLERDNLKRYLNLSKIIFLVLDKDGRVRFINKRGCELLGKKAEEIIGKMWFKDFDKNQQKLRLLERVVKGEMELPDYTEGTLVDKDGNERLISWYTSTLKDKLGNVEGTISSGLDISKKRLLNDELNSNTMKVNSIKNISNHLNHSLELIFSALKILDIVDVIFLVINKEQKITFFNQGGFRDFGYSEKEVVGESVFKFCQKDKVELKRGIENLFNEEKELPEYVETKILTKYGSIRTVSWHLARLKDRDGKIQGIFSSGIDITERKWLEEKLEDNKLQVEFFANLSHELRTPLNLIFSALQMQEMYNKKNLDANNYNNLSNYTKIMRRNIHRLLRLINNLVDITKIDADFYDFKLENHNIVEIVNNVVLSVKDYLSNSSREIIFESKLSERIITCDSVNIERIMLNLLSNAIKFSDEGDKIIVRVYEEGNYIYISVKDTGIGIKQEQQKIIFERFGQADKSFNRRKEGSGIGLVIVKLLVEMHGGEISVKSKYGEGSEFIIRLPNIVLEDEDIEFAAKQFVLKEELVDRIEVEFSDIYEI, encoded by the coding sequence TGACAGATAGATTTAGTTTAGTTGAGCTAGGATTATTCTTATTTAGTTTATCTTTACTTTATCTATCTTTAGCTAGATTTATTAAGGTATGTCCGATACTTAATATTAAGGATAAAGAGTTAGTATTAGAAAGGGACAATTTAAAAAGGTATCTTAATTTATCTAAAATTATCTTCTTAGTCTTAGATAAGGATGGTAGAGTAAGGTTTATTAATAAAAGAGGCTGTGAACTTTTAGGAAAAAAGGCAGAAGAAATTATAGGAAAAATGTGGTTTAAGGACTTTGATAAGAATCAGCAGAAGCTAAGATTACTAGAAAGAGTAGTAAAAGGAGAGATGGAACTACCTGATTATACTGAAGGAACCCTAGTAGATAAAGATGGTAATGAGCGTTTAATCAGTTGGTATACTAGCACTCTAAAGGATAAGTTGGGAAATGTTGAAGGGACTATAAGTTCAGGGCTAGATATAAGTAAAAAGAGGTTATTAAATGATGAGTTAAATTCTAATACCATGAAGGTTAATTCGATTAAGAATATATCTAACCACTTAAATCATTCACTGGAATTAATATTTTCAGCTTTAAAAATATTAGATATTGTTGATGTGATATTTTTAGTTATAAATAAAGAGCAAAAGATTACTTTCTTCAATCAGGGAGGGTTTAGAGATTTTGGATATAGTGAAAAAGAAGTAGTTGGAGAGAGTGTATTTAAATTCTGTCAGAAAGATAAAGTAGAATTAAAAAGAGGGATTGAAAATTTATTTAATGAAGAAAAGGAATTACCAGAATATGTCGAGACTAAAATCCTAACAAAGTATGGAAGTATACGGACTGTTTCTTGGCATCTTGCTCGGCTAAAGGATAGAGATGGAAAGATTCAAGGAATTTTTAGTTCTGGAATAGATATCACTGAACGGAAATGGTTAGAAGAGAAACTGGAAGATAATAAGTTACAGGTAGAATTCTTTGCTAATCTATCCCATGAACTGAGAACACCTTTGAATTTAATCTTTTCTGCATTGCAGATGCAAGAAATGTATAATAAGAAGAATTTAGATGCCAATAATTATAATAATCTCAGCAACTATACAAAGATTATGCGTCGTAATATACATAGGCTATTAAGATTAATCAATAATCTGGTGGATATCACAAAGATCGATGCTGATTTTTATGATTTTAAGTTGGAGAATCATAATATTGTAGAGATAGTTAATAATGTAGTACTTTCTGTAAAGGATTATTTAAGTAATTCTTCTAGGGAGATTATCTTTGAATCTAAATTGTCTGAAAGGATTATTACTTGTGATTCTGTTAATATTGAAAGGATTATGCTTAATCTCTTATCTAATGCTATTAAGTTTAGTGATGAAGGTGATAAGATAATAGTAAGAGTATATGAAGAGGGTAATTATATATACATATCTGTAAAAGATACTGGAATAGGTATTAAACAAGAGCAACAAAAGATAATTTTTGAAAGGTTTGGTCAAGCTGATAAGTCTTTTAATAGAAGAAAAGAGGGTAGTGGCATTGGATTAGTAATAGTTAAATTGCTAGTAGAGATGCATGGAGGAGAGATTAGCGTAAAAAGTAAATATGGAGAAGGAAGTGAATTTATAATTAGGTTGCCAAATATAGTGTTAGAGGATGAAGATATTGAATTTGCTGCTAAGCAGTTTGTTTTAAAAGAGGAATTAGTTGATAGGATAGAAGTTGAGTTTTCAGATATATATGAAATATAG
- a CDS encoding argininosuccinate synthase has product MKKKINKVVMAYSGGLDTSVAIKWLQDKYDVEVICFSADVGQNEDLTPLEEKALNTGASKIYIEDLQEEFLKEYVFKGLKAGALYEAKYPLATAYSRPLIAKKMIDVAKKEGADAVAHGCTGKGNDQVRFDVSFQALSPGIEIVAPLREWEFKARSEEIEYAAKHNIPVSATKKSPYSIDRNLWGVSIECGILEDPWAEPPAEVYQITTAPEDAPNEAEYIEVTFKAGEPVALNGQEYGPVELVSKLNETAGKHGIGRIDMVENRLVGIKSREIYEAPAATVLMNAHRHLEDLVLDRETYHYKELIAQKYAELVYYGQWFSPLKAALDAFVDTTQQYVNGTVKLKLYKGNATVVGRKSDNSLYQENLATYEKSDIFNHDAAIGFIELFGLPLKVHGSVNKSSNE; this is encoded by the coding sequence ATGAAGAAGAAGATAAATAAGGTAGTTATGGCTTATTCAGGAGGATTAGATACATCAGTAGCTATTAAATGGTTACAGGACAAGTATGATGTGGAAGTAATCTGTTTTTCAGCTGATGTAGGGCAGAATGAGGATTTAACACCATTAGAAGAGAAGGCTTTAAATACAGGAGCAAGTAAGATTTATATTGAAGACTTACAAGAAGAATTTTTAAAGGAGTATGTCTTTAAAGGCTTAAAAGCTGGAGCATTATATGAAGCCAAATACCCATTGGCTACAGCTTATTCTAGACCATTGATTGCTAAGAAGATGATTGATGTTGCTAAAAAAGAAGGTGCAGATGCAGTAGCTCATGGTTGTACTGGAAAGGGAAATGACCAAGTAAGATTTGATGTTTCTTTCCAAGCATTATCCCCAGGGATTGAGATTGTAGCCCCATTAAGAGAGTGGGAGTTTAAAGCTAGAAGTGAAGAGATTGAATATGCAGCTAAACACAATATTCCTGTAAGTGCTACTAAGAAGAGCCCTTATAGTATTGATAGAAATTTATGGGGGGTTAGTATTGAATGTGGAATCTTAGAGGATCCTTGGGCTGAACCGCCAGCAGAAGTATATCAAATTACTACTGCTCCAGAGGATGCACCAAATGAAGCTGAATATATAGAAGTTACTTTTAAAGCTGGTGAACCAGTAGCTTTAAATGGTCAAGAATATGGTCCAGTAGAGCTAGTAAGTAAATTAAATGAGACTGCAGGCAAACATGGTATTGGTAGAATCGATATGGTAGAGAATAGATTGGTAGGAATTAAATCTAGAGAGATTTATGAAGCACCAGCAGCTACGGTATTGATGAATGCTCATAGACATTTAGAGGATTTAGTCTTAGATAGAGAGACATACCATTATAAAGAGTTAATTGCTCAAAAATATGCTGAACTTGTTTATTATGGACAGTGGTTCTCACCATTAAAGGCTGCTTTAGATGCCTTTGTTGATACAACTCAACAGTATGTAAATGGAACAGTAAAGCTTAAATTATATAAAGGTAATGCTACAGTAGTAGGAAGAAAATCTGATAATTCACTATACCAAGAAAACTTAGCTACTTATGAAAAATCAGATATCTTCAACCATGATGCTGCTATTGGATTTATCGAATTGTTCGGCCTGCCATTAAAGGTACATGGAAGTGTAAATAAGAGCAGTAACGAGTAA
- a CDS encoding GNAT family N-acetyltransferase — MEIIIKKADLADSQLVYNLTKTAFKAYADPSLFPTTPALLESKEDIIRDIEEKDVLIAYLNNNAVGTVRYYGQDEDFYLIRLGVLPEYRGYEIGKELILEVEERVRAKGGRRIILYSPNRLTNLIEFYKRLGYQVIKLIEDDNYIRAKLAKIIDF; from the coding sequence ATGGAGATAATTATCAAAAAAGCAGATCTTGCTGATAGTCAATTGGTCTATAATTTGACTAAGACTGCTTTTAAAGCTTATGCTGATCCCTCTCTCTTTCCTACAACACCAGCATTATTAGAGAGTAAAGAGGATATTATCAGAGATATTGAAGAGAAAGATGTTTTAATTGCTTACTTAAATAATAATGCAGTAGGAACAGTCCGTTATTATGGTCAAGATGAAGATTTCTATTTAATAAGATTGGGTGTGCTTCCTGAATATCGAGGATATGAAATTGGAAAAGAGCTGATCTTGGAGGTTGAGGAGAGAGTGAGAGCAAAGGGAGGAAGAAGAATTATTCTTTATTCTCCTAATAGATTGACTAATTTAATAGAGTTTTATAAAAGGCTTGGTTACCAAGTTATAAAGTTAATAGAAGATGATAATTATATTAGAGCTAAATTAGCTAAAATAATAGATTTTTAA
- a CDS encoding GNAT family N-acetyltransferase — MNLIIQEVSLDQIDLLLKVAKNSFVQTYQDQNNPEDMADYLERNFNKEELELELKDENSKFFIACLEDKAVGYFKLSFNKVHKLLKTDKAIKLERLYLLQSYIGRGIGKELMFKAIEVTKNNKVEYLWLGVWKENQKAIAFYQRWGFKIFSEEIFFLGEDAQEDWLMKKRIEINGE, encoded by the coding sequence ATGAACTTAATTATTCAAGAAGTATCTTTAGATCAGATTGACTTACTTCTTAAAGTTGCTAAGAATAGTTTTGTACAGACCTATCAAGACCAGAATAATCCAGAGGATATGGCTGATTATTTGGAGAGAAACTTTAATAAAGAAGAGCTAGAGTTAGAGCTTAAGGATGAAAATTCTAAGTTCTTTATCGCATGCCTTGAGGATAAGGCAGTTGGTTATTTTAAGTTGAGTTTTAATAAAGTACATAAACTTTTAAAGACAGATAAAGCTATTAAGTTAGAGAGGTTATATCTTCTTCAAAGCTATATTGGTAGGGGCATTGGCAAAGAATTAATGTTTAAAGCAATAGAAGTTACTAAGAATAATAAGGTAGAGTATTTATGGTTAGGAGTCTGGAAAGAGAACCAAAAGGCTATAGCTTTCTATCAGCGATGGGGATTTAAAATTTTTAGTGAAGAGATATTCTTCTTAGGAGAAGATGCTCAAGAGGATTGGTTGATGAAGAAGAGAATAGAGATTAATGGGGAGTGA
- the argH gene encoding argininosuccinate lyase: MKMWDGRFQESTDALVEEFNASIGFDYKLAKYDIQGSMAHAKMLAKCGIITEEDSKEIIKGLEEILTEVEAGEFEFTVELEDIHMNIEKRLTDKIGPVGGKLHTARSRNDQVALDVRLYLRDQIEQIKELVKQLQQVLLDLAEENIDIIMPGYTHLQRAQPIRLAHHLLAYQQKLGRDYDRLVDCYKRVNILPLGSGALAGTKFPIDRDFVAKELGFAGVSQNSLDAVSDRDFVIEFLAASSTIMMHLSRFSEELIIWTSSEFNFVEISDSFCTGSSIMPQKKNPDIPELIRGKTGRVYGNLIQLLVTMKGLPLAYNKDMQEDKEGLFDTVDTVKKSLEIFARMMAKTKFKADKMKASTEGGFVNATDVADYLVDKNIPFREAHEIVGKSVFYCIENNKKLSELTMEEWQNFSEVFSDDIYHAIAIETCVDARNTIGGPAREEIERVIKQERNLLAID; this comes from the coding sequence ATGAAGATGTGGGATGGTAGATTTCAAGAGAGTACCGATGCTTTAGTAGAAGAGTTCAATGCTTCTATCGGTTTTGATTATAAATTGGCAAAATATGATATTCAAGGTAGTATGGCTCATGCCAAAATGTTAGCCAAGTGTGGAATCATTACAGAAGAAGATAGTAAAGAGATAATTAAAGGTTTAGAAGAGATATTAACAGAGGTTGAAGCAGGGGAGTTTGAATTTACAGTAGAGCTTGAGGATATTCATATGAATATTGAAAAGAGGTTGACTGATAAGATTGGTCCAGTCGGTGGAAAGTTACATACAGCTAGAAGTAGAAATGATCAAGTTGCTTTAGATGTAAGGTTGTATCTACGAGACCAGATTGAACAGATTAAAGAGTTGGTAAAGCAGTTACAACAGGTATTATTAGATTTAGCTGAAGAGAATATTGATATTATTATGCCTGGTTATACCCATTTGCAGAGAGCACAACCAATTAGACTGGCACATCATCTATTAGCATATCAACAGAAGTTAGGTCGTGATTATGATAGACTAGTTGATTGTTATAAAAGGGTCAATATTTTACCTTTAGGTTCTGGTGCTTTGGCAGGAACAAAGTTTCCAATAGATAGAGACTTTGTAGCTAAGGAGTTAGGTTTTGCAGGGGTAAGTCAGAATAGCTTAGATGCAGTTAGTGACCGTGATTTTGTAATTGAATTTTTAGCAGCATCATCTACTATTATGATGCATTTAAGTCGCTTTAGTGAAGAGTTAATTATTTGGACTAGCTCTGAATTTAATTTTGTGGAGATATCTGACTCCTTCTGTACAGGTAGTAGTATTATGCCCCAGAAGAAGAACCCTGATATCCCTGAGTTGATTCGTGGTAAGACGGGACGGGTTTATGGTAATTTAATTCAATTACTAGTTACCATGAAGGGCTTACCATTGGCTTACAATAAGGATATGCAAGAGGATAAAGAAGGCTTATTTGATACTGTAGATACAGTTAAGAAAAGTCTAGAAATCTTTGCAAGGATGATGGCTAAGACTAAATTCAAAGCAGATAAGATGAAGGCATCTACAGAAGGTGGTTTTGTTAATGCTACTGATGTAGCTGATTATCTAGTAGATAAGAATATTCCTTTTAGAGAGGCCCATGAGATAGTCGGTAAAAGTGTATTTTATTGTATAGAGAATAATAAGAAGTTATCAGAGTTGACGATGGAGGAGTGGCAAAACTTCTCTGAGGTATTTAGTGATGATATCTATCATGCAATTGCTATCGAGACCTGTGTAGATGCTCGTAATACAATAGGTGGTCCTGCTAGAGAAGAGATAGAAAGAGTTATTAAGCAAGAAAGAAATCTATTAGCCATAGACTAA
- a CDS encoding methyl-accepting chemotaxis protein, giving the protein MNDGESNKNKLEKVKFKNSLMTKLNGSIILILILCILILGFLINNVVSKTLTQSAEERNLEVARTLKSEVDAFFNQAENVVNLISTREELKENDTIKLKKLFKRIKEDYPEFLFLYLGTTTGGMKSYPEADWSDFDPRTRPWYKKAKEEDRVIWTDFYTDAVTGKPVITVAIPVKNNSGEFIGVLGVDITLKTLSAKIASKKIGEEGYAFMVDKKGRTIAHPNSKMVETQYDVNQVFKLEDKIKGKEGSFTYSYEGEGKLASYIHFDKLDGNIFAQVPFAEVYAIRNKIRNYIIGFSILALVIISIVISFINNIYLLKPLKKVIASISRLAEGNFTTTEVTGRQDEIGRLEVALDKMADNLRKMITNVSDTAENLSAYSEELSASAEEGNASIESTTQLIEDMSAAIQEISASTEEISSFTEEADNRTQLGNTNIQKTVSSIEEISKSVQNTVEVIKELNNNSKEIGQVIELITNIAEQTNLLALNAAIEAARAGEHGQGFAVVADEIRELAEETSKATDKIANLVKSTQQRSKVGLQSIQKVETQAINGEKIAVETGGIFKKIENSSKEISVQVEQAAASTQNLAENSDRIMNAAEDIKAMSYEVTDSSQELAHMAEELQHLIAKFKI; this is encoded by the coding sequence ATGAATGATGGTGAAAGTAATAAAAATAAATTAGAAAAAGTCAAGTTTAAAAATAGTTTAATGACTAAATTGAATGGTAGTATCATACTAATTTTAATATTATGTATATTAATTTTAGGGTTTTTAATTAATAATGTAGTCTCAAAGACCCTAACTCAATCAGCAGAAGAAAGAAATTTAGAGGTAGCTAGAACCTTAAAGAGTGAAGTTGATGCTTTCTTTAATCAAGCAGAAAATGTAGTCAACTTAATTTCTACAAGAGAAGAGTTGAAAGAAAATGATACCATCAAGCTGAAAAAACTTTTTAAAAGAATAAAAGAAGATTATCCAGAATTTTTATTTTTATATTTAGGAACTACTACTGGTGGGATGAAATCTTATCCAGAGGCAGATTGGAGTGATTTTGACCCTCGAACAAGACCATGGTATAAAAAAGCTAAAGAAGAAGATAGGGTAATTTGGACAGATTTTTATACAGATGCTGTTACTGGAAAGCCGGTTATTACTGTAGCAATTCCTGTTAAAAATAACTCTGGTGAATTTATTGGAGTGTTAGGGGTTGACATAACGCTAAAGACTTTAAGTGCTAAGATAGCAAGTAAGAAAATAGGAGAAGAAGGTTATGCCTTTATGGTTGATAAAAAAGGTAGAACTATTGCCCATCCTAATTCTAAAATGGTAGAAACACAATATGATGTAAATCAGGTCTTTAAGCTAGAAGATAAGATAAAGGGAAAGGAAGGAAGTTTTACCTATAGCTATGAAGGAGAAGGTAAATTAGCTTCTTATATTCATTTTGATAAACTTGATGGAAATATTTTTGCACAAGTACCTTTTGCAGAAGTTTATGCTATTAGAAATAAGATTAGAAATTATATTATAGGATTTAGTATTTTAGCTTTGGTAATAATAAGTATTGTAATTAGTTTTATAAATAATATTTACTTATTGAAACCACTCAAAAAAGTTATTGCTAGTATTTCTCGATTAGCTGAAGGGAATTTTACTACAACTGAGGTAACAGGAAGACAAGATGAAATTGGTCGTTTAGAGGTAGCTTTAGATAAAATGGCAGATAATTTAAGAAAAATGATAACTAATGTAAGTGATACAGCAGAAAACCTTTCAGCTTATAGTGAAGAATTATCTGCTTCAGCAGAAGAAGGTAATGCTAGTATTGAAAGCACTACTCAATTAATAGAAGATATGTCAGCAGCTATTCAAGAGATATCAGCTAGTACAGAAGAGATAAGCAGTTTTACTGAAGAGGCTGATAATCGTACTCAGTTAGGTAATACTAATATTCAAAAAACAGTTAGTAGCATTGAAGAAATAAGTAAATCTGTTCAAAATACTGTAGAGGTGATTAAAGAGTTAAATAACAATTCTAAGGAGATTGGTCAGGTAATAGAACTAATTACTAATATAGCTGAACAGACCAATTTATTAGCATTAAATGCAGCTATTGAGGCAGCTCGTGCTGGAGAGCATGGACAAGGTTTTGCTGTAGTAGCTGATGAAATAAGAGAGTTAGCAGAAGAGACCTCTAAAGCTACAGATAAGATTGCTAATTTAGTTAAAAGTACACAACAGCGTTCAAAGGTTGGTTTGCAGTCTATTCAGAAGGTTGAAACTCAAGCGATTAATGGAGAGAAGATAGCAGTAGAAACAGGGGGAATATTTAAAAAGATTGAAAATTCTAGCAAAGAGATTTCTGTACAGGTTGAACAGGCAGCAGCGTCTACACAGAATTTAGCCGAAAATAGCGACAGAATAATGAATGCAGCTGAGGATATTAAAGCTATGTCTTATGAAGTAACAGATTCATCTCAGGAATTGGCCCATATGGCTGAAGAATTACAACACTTAATTGCTAAATTTAAAATATAG
- a CDS encoding transposase, whose translation PKGQPTIIEKNGTRKGLNIIGATEVLRDFYFLYEKYKKGTKDSISICATEIISFLEKLLEYDHQRGIEKTFVLLDNASIHRADLVKKFVRKNKDHLFLLFQPPYSPELNPQENMWNWMKKFLSNKSAYTSIEELSNQLKIFSDYANSNPEKIKQRAGARNYFG comes from the coding sequence CCTAAAGGACAACCAACTATAATTGAAAAGAATGGAACACGTAAAGGTCTTAATATCATAGGTGCTACTGAAGTATTAAGAGATTTCTATTTCCTCTATGAAAAATATAAAAAAGGAACAAAAGATTCTATTTCAATCTGTGCTACAGAAATTATTTCTTTTTTAGAAAAATTATTAGAATATGACCATCAAAGAGGTATAGAAAAAACTTTTGTACTTTTAGATAATGCTAGTATTCATAGAGCAGATCTAGTAAAGAAATTTGTTCGCAAAAATAAAGATCATTTATTTCTATTATTCCAACCTCCATATTCTCCTGAACTTAACCCTCAGGAGAATATGTGGAATTGGATGAAGAAGTTTTTATCTAATAAGTCTGCTTATACATCCATTGAAGAATTATCAAACCAATTGAAGATATTTTCTGATTATGCTAATAGTAACCCTGAAAAGATAAAACAACGTGCAGGTGCTAGGAATTATTTTGGATAA
- a CDS encoding response regulator, giving the protein MSNKILVVDDEENIVELVKFNLENEGYQVITAYDGEEALKKVEEGHPNLIVLDLMLPKLDGFDVCRQIRKDSKLSKIPIIMLSAKGEEIDKILGLELGADDYVTKPFSPRELLARVKAILRRAKKKGEKEEEIIALGDIKMDLTKYRVQVDGSEISLTPKEFDLLAILMTHPGQVFSRSYLLDELWGYDYHGDTRTVDVHIRRLRKKISNYSDEESILTVRGVGYKFKEVKD; this is encoded by the coding sequence ATGAGTAATAAGATTTTAGTAGTTGACGATGAAGAGAATATAGTGGAGTTAGTGAAATTTAATCTGGAGAATGAGGGTTATCAAGTTATTACTGCCTATGATGGGGAAGAGGCTTTGAAAAAGGTTGAGGAGGGCCACCCTAATTTGATTGTATTGGATTTAATGTTACCAAAATTGGATGGATTTGATGTCTGTCGCCAGATTAGAAAGGATAGTAAGTTAAGTAAGATACCGATTATCATGCTATCAGCTAAAGGTGAGGAGATTGATAAGATTTTAGGGTTAGAGTTGGGGGCTGACGATTATGTAACTAAGCCCTTTAGTCCTCGTGAACTCTTAGCAAGGGTAAAGGCAATTTTACGTAGAGCTAAGAAGAAAGGGGAGAAGGAAGAGGAAATAATAGCTTTAGGTGATATAAAGATGGATCTAACTAAATATCGAGTACAAGTAGATGGCTCAGAAATTAGCTTGACTCCCAAGGAGTTTGATTTGTTGGCTATTTTAATGACACATCCAGGCCAAGTATTCTCTAGAAGTTATCTGTTAGATGAGTTATGGGGCTATGATTATCATGGCGACACTAGAACAGTAGATGTTCATATCAGAAGGTTAAGGAAGAAGATTAGTAACTATAGTGATGAAGAGAGCATCTTAACTGTAAGGGGTGTAGGGTATAAATTCAAGGAGGTTAAGGATTAA
- the pnpS gene encoding two-component system histidine kinase PnpS, whose protein sequence is MLQRLRSVKTKIIALYLVMLVTTLMFTGYFLQRSLENYFSSWLERKLIKEMQLILTIVNPLLEDKDYARLNKSIITYGEELETRITIIDLKGKVLADSRKDPLTMENHLYRPEVQEVLKGKLGKEIRYSSTLDMNMKYVALPIKKEDGKLIGIIRASLTLNKLQELYNGIWTVLLKSSFFAILVAVLLSLKLTNHITDPIREITSAAQRTANGYLDHKLVIRTKDEIGQLALMFNYMVDRVKDKMQEISGEKNKIEAIITSIGDAVIAVNKERRILLFNLAAERIFGIKEDMVLNKSLIQITKNYKLDELVELSLEKNEIITEELEMLVPEQRVFRIQIAPIEGIKESIVGVVAVLRDITEIRRLEEMRKEFVGNVSHELKTPLTSIKGYVETLLDSSPDEKISRSFLSIIREEANRLQRLIEDLLSLSRLESKSNYSSKEQVDMMKVINDTLSLLREKARKKSISLESDLPVSLPLIEANKDQMSRLMINLVDNAIKYTPRCGKVKVRSYNEGEKLILEVEDNGMGIPEKDLPRIFERFYRVDKARNRKLGGTGLGLSIIKHIIEEHQGQISVESKVGEGSKFIVELPLNA, encoded by the coding sequence ATGTTACAGAGATTACGGAGTGTTAAAACTAAGATCATAGCATTGTATTTAGTTATGCTAGTAACTACATTGATGTTTACTGGTTATTTTTTACAGAGATCTTTAGAGAACTATTTCTCTAGCTGGTTAGAGAGAAAGCTAATTAAAGAGATGCAGTTAATTCTTACTATTGTTAATCCACTCTTAGAGGATAAAGATTATGCTAGATTAAATAAGTCAATTATCACTTATGGTGAAGAATTAGAGACTAGAATTACGATTATAGATTTAAAAGGGAAGGTTCTGGCTGATTCCCGTAAAGATCCCTTGACTATGGAGAATCATCTCTATCGACCTGAAGTACAAGAGGTCTTAAAAGGGAAGTTGGGTAAAGAGATAAGATATAGCTCCACTTTAGATATGAATATGAAGTATGTTGCTTTACCTATTAAGAAGGAAGATGGAAAATTAATTGGTATTATTAGGGCATCTCTGACTTTAAATAAACTACAAGAGCTATATAATGGTATTTGGACAGTATTACTAAAGTCATCCTTTTTTGCTATATTGGTAGCTGTATTATTATCTCTAAAGTTAACAAATCATATTACAGATCCAATTAGAGAGATTACTTCTGCAGCTCAAAGGACAGCAAATGGTTATTTAGACCATAAGTTAGTTATTAGGACTAAAGATGAGATTGGACAATTGGCTCTAATGTTTAACTATATGGTTGACCGGGTTAAAGATAAGATGCAGGAGATATCAGGGGAAAAGAATAAAATAGAAGCTATTATAACAAGTATTGGTGATGCTGTAATAGCAGTTAATAAAGAGAGAAGAATACTTCTCTTTAACTTGGCTGCTGAGAGAATCTTTGGAATTAAAGAAGATATGGTATTGAATAAGTCGCTAATTCAGATTACTAAAAACTATAAATTAGATGAATTAGTAGAGCTCTCTTTAGAGAAGAATGAGATAATAACAGAGGAGTTGGAGATGTTAGTACCTGAGCAGCGGGTCTTTAGAATACAGATTGCCCCTATTGAAGGAATAAAAGAAAGTATAGTTGGGGTTGTAGCAGTATTAAGGGATATTACTGAGATTAGGCGTCTGGAAGAGATGAGAAAGGAGTTTGTAGGAAATGTCTCCCATGAGCTTAAAACTCCTTTGACCTCTATCAAGGGATATGTTGAGACATTATTAGATAGTAGTCCTGATGAGAAGATTTCCCGCTCTTTTTTAAGCATTATTAGAGAAGAGGCTAATAGATTACAACGGTTGATTGAAGACTTATTGAGTCTATCTAGGCTAGAATCGAAGTCAAATTATTCAAGTAAAGAGCAGGTGGATATGATGAAGGTTATTAATGATACATTGTCTTTACTAAGGGAAAAAGCCAGAAAGAAGTCTATTTCTTTGGAATCAGATTTACCTGTCTCTTTGCCTTTAATAGAAGCCAATAAAGATCAGATGTCAAGGTTGATGATTAATCTAGTCGATAATGCCATTAAGTATACACCTAGGTGTGGAAAGGTTAAAGTAAGAAGTTATAATGAGGGTGAAAAATTAATCTTGGAGGTAGAGGATAATGGGATGGGAATTCCAGAAAAAGACTTGCCAAGAATCTTTGAAAGGTTTTATCGTGTCGATAAAGCAAGAAATAGAAAGTTAGGAGGAACAGGATTGGGTTTATCGATTATTAAACATATTATTGAAGAGCATCAAGGTCAGATTAGTGTAGAGAGTAAGGTTGGAGAGGGAAGTAAATTTATAGTAGAGTTACCTTTAAATGCTTAA